A region of Streptomyces sp. WMMC500 DNA encodes the following proteins:
- a CDS encoding response regulator transcription factor, with amino-acid sequence MGIDGRITVFLLDDHEVVRRGVHEMLQAEPDIEVVGEAGTAADALVRIPAVRPDVAVLDVRLPDGSGVEVCREIRSRDESIKCLMLTSFADDEALFDAIMAGASGYVLKAIRGNELLTAVRDVAAGKSLLDPVATARVLERLRAGGRGREDERLAGLTDQERRILDLIGEGLTNRAIGERLHLAEKTIKNYVSSLLSKLGMERRSQAAAYVARRQAEQGGGGDRGGDREG; translated from the coding sequence GTGGGCATAGATGGACGAATCACCGTATTCCTGCTCGATGACCACGAAGTGGTCCGTCGGGGGGTACACGAGATGCTTCAGGCCGAGCCGGACATCGAGGTCGTCGGCGAGGCCGGCACCGCCGCCGACGCGCTCGTCCGCATCCCGGCGGTACGGCCGGACGTGGCCGTGCTCGACGTCCGGCTGCCGGACGGCAGCGGCGTCGAGGTGTGCCGGGAGATCCGCTCCCGGGACGAGAGCATCAAGTGCCTCATGCTCACCTCGTTCGCCGACGACGAGGCCCTTTTCGACGCGATCATGGCGGGCGCGTCCGGGTACGTGCTGAAGGCCATCCGCGGCAACGAGCTGCTGACCGCCGTACGCGACGTCGCCGCCGGCAAGTCGCTGCTCGACCCGGTGGCCACCGCCCGGGTGCTGGAGCGGCTGCGCGCCGGCGGGCGCGGCCGGGAGGACGAGCGGCTGGCCGGGCTGACGGACCAGGAGCGCAGGATCCTCGACCTGATCGGCGAGGGGCTGACGAACCGGGCCATCGGCGAACGGCTGCACCTGGCCGAGAAGACGATCAAGAACTACGTGTCCAGCCTGCTGTCGAAGCTGGGCATGGAGCGCCGGTCCCAGGCGGCGGCGTACGTCGCCCGCCGCCAGGCGGAACAGGGCGGCGGCGGCGACCGCGGCGGCGACCGCGAGGGGTAG
- a CDS encoding protein kinase, with amino-acid sequence MSQTEPPEEPSANGPGRGGMADSPENWGVGGLVGDGRYRLTRRLGRGGMAEVFAAEDVRLGREVAVKLLRSDLAEDPVSKARFTREAQSVAGLNHHAVVAVYDSGEDQVAGSTVPYIVMELVEGRTIKELLTGAEIPPPDQALLIISGVLEALAYSHQHSIVHRDIKPANVIITTTGAVKVMDFGIARALHGAASTMTQTGMVMGTPQYLSPEQALGRAVDTRSDLYAVGCLLYELLTGRPPFVGETPLSVVYQHAQDNAVPPSQISADAPPELDGLVMRALAKEPDDRFQTADEMLGLLQYALRMLRDVGPHTGTWDTGDVAVGGTPPMGTPAVGATAATAALASAGADTPQQPLLRQRGPDDGGFEPGPRRAGRGRGKVWAIAALAVVAIVMGVAFALSGGDEDRPKQAPPSPSTQEPSPTKDKETEKDTPSPTEEEPTYEDDDPTWEDTTEPPPETSPTDSPTDTGSPTGSPSEPTEDVGGTTSEGSGSTTEGGTQGGTTGETTGETTGETTGETTGETTGETTGETTGETTGETTGGSAGTEG; translated from the coding sequence ATGTCACAGACGGAGCCCCCCGAGGAGCCGTCGGCGAACGGGCCGGGCCGCGGCGGTATGGCTGACTCTCCGGAGAACTGGGGCGTCGGCGGGCTCGTCGGGGACGGGCGCTACCGGCTGACCCGCCGCCTCGGCCGCGGCGGCATGGCCGAGGTCTTCGCCGCGGAGGACGTGCGTCTCGGCCGCGAGGTGGCGGTCAAGCTGCTGCGCAGCGACCTCGCCGAGGACCCGGTCTCCAAGGCCCGGTTCACGCGCGAGGCGCAGTCGGTCGCGGGCCTGAACCACCACGCGGTCGTCGCGGTGTACGACTCGGGCGAGGACCAGGTCGCCGGCAGCACCGTGCCGTACATCGTCATGGAGCTCGTCGAGGGCCGGACGATCAAGGAGCTGCTGACCGGCGCCGAGATCCCGCCGCCCGACCAGGCGCTGCTGATCATCTCGGGGGTGCTGGAGGCGCTGGCGTACAGCCATCAGCACAGCATCGTCCACCGCGACATCAAGCCCGCGAACGTCATCATCACCACCACCGGCGCGGTGAAGGTGATGGACTTCGGCATCGCCCGCGCGCTGCACGGCGCGGCCTCCACCATGACGCAGACCGGCATGGTCATGGGCACGCCGCAGTACCTCTCCCCCGAGCAGGCGCTCGGCCGGGCCGTCGACACCCGCTCCGACCTCTACGCCGTCGGCTGTCTGCTGTACGAGCTGCTGACCGGCCGGCCGCCGTTCGTCGGCGAGACCCCGCTGTCCGTGGTCTACCAGCACGCGCAGGACAACGCCGTGCCGCCGTCCCAGATCAGCGCGGACGCGCCGCCGGAGCTGGACGGCCTGGTGATGCGCGCGCTGGCCAAGGAGCCGGACGACCGCTTCCAGACCGCCGACGAGATGCTCGGCCTCCTGCAGTACGCGCTGCGCATGCTGCGCGACGTCGGCCCGCACACCGGCACGTGGGACACCGGCGACGTCGCCGTCGGCGGTACGCCGCCGATGGGCACCCCGGCCGTCGGCGCCACCGCCGCCACCGCGGCGCTGGCCTCCGCGGGCGCCGACACCCCGCAGCAGCCGCTGCTGCGGCAGCGCGGTCCTGACGACGGCGGCTTCGAGCCCGGCCCGCGCCGGGCGGGCCGCGGGCGCGGGAAGGTGTGGGCGATCGCGGCGCTGGCGGTGGTCGCCATAGTGATGGGCGTGGCCTTCGCGCTGAGCGGCGGGGACGAGGACCGCCCGAAGCAGGCGCCGCCGTCGCCCTCGACGCAGGAGCCGTCGCCGACGAAGGACAAGGAGACGGAGAAGGACACGCCGTCGCCCACGGAGGAAGAGCCGACGTACGAGGACGACGACCCCACGTGGGAGGACACCACCGAGCCGCCGCCGGAGACGTCGCCCACGGACTCCCCGACGGACACCGGCAGCCCGACGGGATCGCCCAGCGAGCCGACGGAGGACGTCGGCGGCACGACGAGCGAGGGCAGCGGCAGCACGACCGAGGGCGGCACGCAGGGCGGCACGACGGGCGAGACCACGGGGGAGACGACCGGCGAGACGACCGGGGAGACCACGGGCGAGACGACGGGCGAGACGACCGGGGAGACCACCGGCGAGACGACCGGGGAGACCACCGGCGGCAGCGCCGGCACGGAGGGCTGA